DNA from Triticum aestivum cultivar Chinese Spring chromosome 7D, IWGSC CS RefSeq v2.1, whole genome shotgun sequence:
TTTTGCCGAATCGTCGGTGGTCACCTAGGGTTGTGATGCTTCGGTCCTCCTGGACCCGACCCTGTTCAGCCCGACGCCGGAGAAGCTCAGCGCGCCCAACAATCCCTCCCTGCGCGGCTTCGAGCTGATTGATGCCATCAAGGACGCCCTCGAGGCGGCCTGCCCGGgcgtcgtctcctgcgccgacatcaTCGCTTTCTCGGCCCGCGACGCGTCCTGCATCCTGAGCGGGGGCAAGGTGGATTTCGAGGTGCCGTCCGGCCGCCGCGATGGCACCTTCTCCAATGCCTCCGAGCCGGTCAAGTTTCTCGTCCCACCCACGTCTAACCTCAGCGACCTCGTGGACAGCTTCGTTGTCAAGGGCCTCGACGCGGAGGACCTGGTCATCCTCTCTGGCGCACACACCATCGGGCGCTCCCACTGCTCCGCCTTCGTCCCCGACCGCCTCAACGTCTCCTCCGACATCGACAGTGGCCTCGCCGCATTCCTGCGTGGCCAGTGCCCTGCTGACGCCACCCCGGGCGGCAATGACCCCACGGTGATGCAGGACGTAGTGACCCCGAACGACCTGGACAGGCAGTACTACAACAACGTGCTGTCGCACACGGTGCTCTTCACCTCCGATGCGGCGCTCCTGACGTCAGAGGGGACGGTGAGGATGGTGGTGGACAATGCCCACATCCCCGGATGGTGGGAGGACAGGTTCGAGAAGGCCATGGTGAAGATGGCCGGCATCGAGGTGAAGACCGGCGACCAGGGACAGATCAGGAAGAACTGCCGGGCCATCAACTACTACTAAGTGCATGAATGTTTGTCTACGTTCATGCATGGCAATTCTTTCATTGCGCGTTATGCAAACATTGTTGTCCTTTCTTTTGTTATTCCTTTGTTCGATTCTCGACAACGGAATTGTTCGTGTACATCATGTAACTGCGCTGTCAGCCAATGTCCTTTGTATTTGGGATAATAAAGTGATGCATGCAACATGCATGTTTTGAACAGAGATCTTGGACGCTTTGAACATGACATGATTGACATGTGAACCCCTCCGACGATTTCATGAATCAACTAGACAAATCCCCACGCTTTGCTGCGGAAATTTAAGTATAAAATATAAACTAAATAGTAAACAATTTTTTTATTAATAATCATGAATGGTTCCTCATGAAATAATATATATGAGTATGCACAAACAAAGAGCACAGAGATATAATTTCATAGTTTTTAGCATGTCCTATTATGAGTACATAAGCTTCATATACTGATATATGCGCCGCCGGTCAAATTGTAGTCTCTAGCCATGAATTAGTGACATAGTGTCCACCTAGTATGCAAAGTCAAACCGAGTATCAACATTAAAATAACCATAAAGTATCTTACCGTCAAATTTAACGAATGGGAAAGAAAACTCCAGAAAGCATAACTTTAAATTGTTTTGGGTTGGGTTTTTCTATAATAGAGGATACATAAACCTTGGAATAATGTGACCGAGTCTTACAACCAAAATAGTGCAAACGACTTGGTTTTCTATCTTATAATCTTCAAAACCGATCTGGACCAAACGAAAAATCCAATCGCAGTGTTTTTTTTTTTGTAGTCAACAACATACAAAGTTGAATGGCGAGGAATAAATCATACACACTATTGTATTATGGCATCTGTGTATGTTGTGGACCAGAGAAAGGTGAGGACAATCGCCGACCGGCCGTTCCCTCGGGCCGCTGTTGAGGGCCATGAGCGCCCTAAATACTACTTGGGCACAGTGAGTGAGCAACACATGGAAATGCCAAAAGGAGCCAACGACCGCCCGAGCCGATTtcgtcgccggcaacaccgtggtgagcctcttgttcttatcttctttttgaaagaaaaaaattcttactttagatagatacttgtctaattttcttactattttattcttttttattacatagtgcgatggttttggtatccgcccccgtcggccctcgtcctgtctatgattcggatgtggtatatattatctttttataactatttgattcatttattgtttatgacaaatataccgaccagcgtgacatagattttatttatctaggaggtggttgaaccggaaattctaaccgaccctattgtcgagaggttaaatttagttgaagaagaaaacaattacttgaaggaaaaaatataaaaaattgaggaggagaagatgatattggagttgcatgttgcggatgtcgtcgatgatcacaagatcaagatggatgcaatgcgcctgaagattagaaagattagaaaatatgccattcataccgaggcttggtatcattatgccgttggatcaattgttaccttggttgcgattatgatcgcatttgttttcgcattgaaatgttttacatagtttcaatgtatggtttaattaattagatgctctggagagctatatatatgttgttagatgagaactatgtatgtactttggttctaatgtgatgatgaacttttattaatttggtcacttaattatctattcatgatgttctgtaatggtttttgacacacttaattatatataatgcacgcagatgaatcggcaatggatgtacggtgacagacacacctccgagtacattaagggcgtgcatgattttctcgaagtggctgaggcaaacaagcagaatggttttatgtgttgtccatgccctacatgtgggaatacgaagtcttactctgaccggaaaatccttcatgcccacctgctttacaagggtttcatgccacactataatgtttggacgaggcacggagaaatgggggttatgatggaagacggcgaagaagaagaggacgatgacaactatgtgccccctgaatacggtgatgctgcaacgggggaagctgctgaagatcaagaggaaccagacgatgtgcccaatgatgctgcaagggggaagctgctgaagatgaagaggaaccagtgcccgatgatgatgatctccgccgggtcattgtcgatgcaaggacgcaatgcgaaagtcaaaaggagaagctgaagttcgatcgcatgttagaggatcacaaaaaagggttgtaccccaattgcgaagatggcaacacaaagctcggtaccgtactggaattgctgcagtggaaggcagagaattgttggggaacgtagtaatttcaaaaaaaatcctacgcacacgcaagatcatggtgatgcatagcaacgagaggggagagtgttgtccacgtaccctcgtagaccgacagcggaagcgttatcacaacgcggttgatgtagtcgtacgtcttcacgatccgaccgatcaagtaccgaacgcacggcacctccgagttctacacacgttcagctcgatgatgtccctcgaactccaatccagccgagtgttgagggagagtttcgtcagcacgacggcgtggtgacgatgatgatgttccaccggggcagggcttcgcctaagctccgcaacggtattatcgaggtgtaatatgatggaggtgggcaccgcacacggctaagagatctcaaggatcaattgttgtgtctctggggtgccccctgcccccgtatataaaggagcaagggaggaggaggccggccctaggagggggcgcaccaagtgtggagtcctaggactccctagtcctagtaggattccacctcccatatggaataggaaaagaggaagggaaaaagagaaggaaggaaggggggcgccccccttccctagtccaattcggaccagaccaaggggaggggtgcggccacccttgaggccctttttcttctttcccgtatggcccaataaggcccaatacgtattcccgtaactctccggtactccgaaaaatacccgaatcactcggaacctttccgaagtccgaatatagtcgtccaatatatcgatctttacgtctcgaccatttcgagactcctcgtcatgtccccgatctcatccgggactccgaactccttcggtacatcaacatacataaactcgtaataaaattgtcatcgtaactttaagcgtgcggaccctacgggttcgagaactatgtagacatgaccgagacacgtctccggtcaataaccaatagcgggacctggatgcccatattggctctcacatattctacgaagatctttatcggtcagaccgcataacaacatacgttgttctctttgtcatcagtatgttacttgcccgagattcgatcgtcggtatctcgatacctagttcaatctcgttaccggcaagtctctttactcgttccgtaacacatcatcccgcaactaacttattagtcacaatgcttgcaaggcttatagtgatgtgcattaccgagtgggcccagagatacctctccgacaatcggagtgacaaatcctaatctcgaaatacgccaacccaacaagtacctttggagacacctgtagagcacctttataatcacccatttacgttgtgacgtttggtagcacacaaagtgttcctccggtaaacgggagttgcataatctcataatcataggaacatgtataagtcatgaagaaagcaatagcaacatactaaacgatcgggtgctaagctaacggaatgggtcaagtcaatcacgtcattctcctaatgaggtgatctcgttaatcaaatgacaactcatgtctatggctaggaaacataaccatctttgattaacgagctagtcaagtagaggcatactagtaacactctgtttgtctatgtattcacacatgtattatgtttccggttaatacaattctagcatgaataataaacatttatcatgatataaggaaataaataatactttattattgcctctagggcatatttccttcaagaatgatgtgcctgacaaaggatttgagaagctattgaaaatattgaagaagaagcttccaaaggataacgaattgcccgacagtacatacgcagcaaagaaggtcgtatgccctctaggattggaggtgcagaagatacatgcatgccctaatgactgcatcctctaccgcggtgcgtacaaggatctgaacgcatgcccggtatgcggtgcattgcggtataagatcagacgagatgaccctgttgatgttgacggcgagccccccaggaagagggttcctgcgaaggtgatgtggtatgctcctataataccacggttgaaacgtctgttcataaacgaagagcatgccaagttgatgcgatggcacagtgaggaccgtaagaaagacgagaagttgagagcacccgctgacgggtcgcagtggagaaaaatcgagagaaagtactgggctgagtttgcagctgacccaaggaacgtatggtttggtttaagcgcagatggcattaatcctttcggggagcagagcagcaatcacagcacctggcccgtgactctatgtatgtataaccttcctccttggatgtgcatgaagcggaagttcattatgatgccagttctcatccaaggccctaagcaacccggcaacgacattgatgtgtacctaaggccattagttgaagaacttttacagctgtggaatggaaacggtgtacgtacgtgggatgagcacaaacaggaggaatttaacctgcacgcgttgctgtttgtaaccatcaacgatcggcccgctctcagtaaccttttaggacagacaaacaagggataccacgcatgcacgcactgtttagatgacactgaaagtatatacctggacaaaagcaggaagaatgtgtacctgggccatcgtcgatttcttccgaccaaccatcaatgtcgaaagaaaggcaagcatttcaaaggcgaggcagatcaccggaagaagcccgccatgcgtaccggtgatcacgtacttgctatggtcaatgatttacacgtaatctttggaaagggtcccggcggactagctgtttcgaatgacgttgagggacacgcacccatgtggaagaagaaatctatattttgggacctaccctactggaaagagctagaggtccgctcttcaatcgacgtgatgcacgtgacgaagaacctttgcgtgaacctgctaggcttcttgggcatgtatgggaagacaaaagatacacctgaggcacgggaggacctgcaacgtttgcacgaaaaagatggcatgcctccgaagcagtatgaaggtcctgccagctacgctcttacgaaagaagagaaagaaatcttctttgaatgcctgctcagtatgaaggtcccgactggcttctcgtcgaatataaagggaataataaatatgccagagaaaaagttccagaacctaaagtctcatgactgccacgtgattatgacgcaactgcttccggttgcattgagggggcttctaccggaaaacgtccgattagccattgtgaagctatgtgcattcctcaatgcaatctctcagaaggtgatcgatccagaaaccataccaaggctaaggagtgatgtggtgcaatgtcttgtcagtttcgagctggtgttcccaccatccttcttcaatatcatgacccacatcctagttcatctagtcgacgagattgtcattctggggcccgtatttctagacaatatgttcccctttgagaggttcatgggagtcctaaagaaatatgtctgtaaccacgctaggccagaaggaagcatctccatgggccatcaaacagaggatgtcattgggttttgtgttgacttcattcctggccttaagaagataggtctccctaaattgcggtatgaggggagactgactggaaaaggcacgcttggaggggggaactcaataatatgcagggacggatattcttggtctgaagcacactacacagttctacagaactctaccttggtgacccggtatgtcgatgaacacaagaacagtctgcgctccaaacacccggagcagtgtgacgactggattacatgtgaacatatcaggactttcagcagttggttggaaacacgtctcagaggtgacaccactgtttgtgatgagttgtactcgttgtctaggggaccatcttcgactgtattgacttacaaaggatacgagataaatgggaatacattttacacgatcgcccaagatcaaaagagcaccaaccaaaacagcggtgtccgctttgatgcagcaaccgagagcggggaaaggacacatattatggttacataatggacatatgggaacttgactacagacatgattttaaggtccctttgtttaagtgcaaatgggtcaatctgtcaggaggcagggtacaagtagacccacagtacggaatgacaacagtggatctgaacaatcttgggtacactgacgaaccgttcgtcctagccaatgatgtggcacaggttatctatgtgaaggacatgtctaccagaccgaggaaaagaaaagataaggaagcgaatacatcatacgatgagccaaagcggcacatagttctttcaggaaaaagggacattgtgggagtggagggcaagacagacatgtctgaagattatgaaaagtttcatgaaattcctcccttcaaagtcaaggctgacccaagcatcctgataaacgatgaagattatccatggttacggcgcaataagcaaatgacacaagcgaagaaaaagtgaagactttctcccgcaactattatgatgatagcatgccaactttgtaatagacgagtatgataccattgtccgttttgtacaagaagtgcatctagtttttgccgtaaccctctcaactttcttgcacatgctatgtggatgaaatgatgataccatgccaactttcaaccttttcagagttcatttgaaatgctttataagccctgagtgcagagaggttaggcccgtaagcctgctttagagaggagctcgacagctcaggcgcaccgcaccttataaacaggtgcggctctctcttagctagcgaggtgggactaaactcaccaccacgcagctgtgcaaggccattggtcccggttggtggcacgaaccgggaccaattccaccctttggtccctgttggtgccacgaaccggtactaatgaggctgtggccccacgagcacctttagtacctgttcgtggcacgaaccggtactagagcttcttactagctaagcagttttttagtcccacctcgctagctgagaggcactaagagcggtttataagccctgagtgcagagacgatgaagaagaggcgcaatgctcacgttgcttagcttcaagccttgaggaataaggtagactgcatcgagctatgtgcagtgcagtctacactattccgaaaggcttgaagcaaatcaacgcgcattgcgcctcttttttatttttaatcattaaaagcaaaaagaattttcataaagaactttttttgatagaaactttaatagcagaaagaattatcataaagtaaaataaataagtaattagaaacaaaataaaataaaataaataagttttttgttgtaagtagaaataaaacaaaataaatatagcaaaaaagaaaataaaaaaattaaatacagcaaaaagaattttcataaagaactaatggcactaatagaaagtttatatgttttctaaaactaatggcactaacagacagtttataattttgctgacctaaaagcaaaaagaattaaaaaataaagcaaaaaacaaaagaaaataaataatgcaaaaaatttaaaaaactgccacctattgggccaccacggcctgaatacgactagaaacccaacctgggccaggattcaggcccgcagaaggcccaataggccaacagacagcacagtgtgacattaggcccgtaagcctgcatttgagaggagctcgagagggcagccgtagtggagcttataaaccactccgagcccctctcaactagcgaggtgggactaaacttttggccgcgggcagcgcaaggcctttggtcccggttggtggcaccaaccgggactaatgcccacctttagtcccggttggtgccacgaaccgggactaaaggctttgctatataagtccacacttaggaaattttcgacataccttgccagttgcccccgacgccgccaggctacccgtgctcgccgtcgccgcccgctcctcatcgccgtcgccccgcgcccttgcctcgacgggtcgccgcccggtgctcgtcgccgtcgccctgcccccacgccccgccccgcctcgtgctcccctgctcgcgcgcgccgcctcggcgccccgagcccccctgcccggcccgcgcgtgctcgccggcgccctcgccgcccccgccgtcgccatcgtcctagccgcccccgctgtgagagccgccgccccggctctgtttttttatttttattagtttaatttttttgttcatatgtgatgtatatgtgtatgtagctataatgtatatgtgaacaaaaaaaatttgtatgtatgtagatgttcaaaatgtatgaatatatatgtcaaaaatgtttttttgttcatagaaagttttttgttcatatatagaaagtttttatatatgacaatggatatttattcgatatatatgagaaatgatgatccacatggaaaagtttttatatatgcaaaagttacaattttagaaaagttttatatatctagctaggaagggaagaagaagaaaaagaaggataggaaagaagaaaataagaagaggaaagaaagaagaggaggagaggaagaagaggagatgtaaataagaagaggaaaaagaagaaaaagaagaggagaagaagaaaggaatagaggagaagaagaaaaaatagaatattttctattttttcttcttctcctctattcctttcttcttcttctcctctttttttttcttctttttcttcttctttttttcttcaatcctctcctctattcctttcttcttctctcctctttttatttcttcttcgttttcttatgttttatcgggtctgtcgtcgtcgatatatacccctcccgataacttcaacacgaggggggataacttcaacacgagggggtcgatataccccctccccgataacattattttcccgtgtatatatgtcatcgttgtcgatataaccccctcctgataacttcaacacgtgggggggtcgatataccccctccccgataacattattttcccgtgtatgtatgttgtcgttgtcgatattaccccctcccgataacttcaacacgaggggggataacttcaacacgagggggggtcgatataccccctcctcgataacattattttcccgtgtatgtatgtcttcgttgtcgatataaaactccctcccgataacttcaacacgtggggggggtcgatataccccctccccgataacattattttcccgtgtatgtatgtcgtcgttgtcgatatatataactccctcccagataacttcgacatgatggacggtcgatatgtataccccctctcgaccgtgataacttataccacgggagcaccccccggccctctcgctcgaccaaaactctcgaggacacccaaaccctagaaaaaaaacgatgtcggtctcctaccccctcccgccgcgcccctacccttgaagcgttgcctaggccaccccaaacccggaataagctaggtctacgtttgcactaatatatccacctgctgtcatgtttgtgtaataattgccatgttgtaatatttgcagaaacaatggagcacggacgagatgagcaagcagaagatgtgttgggggacataatcttagccggaggtgatatcttgtcgtatcttaacgacaatgatggtctggaagaacagggtgaagaagcaggctgctccggcgcgtcgtagtccttctcctccgcctcgtaagcaaggaaagaagacagccgcagccgctccgtctgctctgccggcgtctagcagtacagctgccagaggcgggaggcaatacagattcggtccttctctgaagactccagagaagttaccatatgagaggaccgaggaggagaacgtgaagatcgtgcgagccgaagtgaagaacttctttgaaggggtcaaagcaaagaaacatccacctccggaggagaaggtagatccggtgaaaacaaagcgcactctggctgccctgacaaaaccgccaaagtctccgccaagaggcaactatgagcgcgttcttggaaaggcatatgccgaagcggagcggtcgggaagtactgtcagtgataaaaggatgaaagaacgacgagctgggaaaaaattgcccagctcggcgaacaagcgaaccaatcgtgccccccgctcaaggtgtcaaaagacatcgtcgctaatgatccgggtatggtgcccggttatagcaatcttggagattacctgcccgacgatgtacattatgaaatcatggaggtggacaaccacaaataccattacggaaagcctctcgtcaaagatgtcagatctctaagcacgatgatgcgaagactacatgattggtacatgaaaacctgcagagagtctgatgggatgagtactttgacgctgagagttaaaccggagcatgacctcgttggaattgaactgctgaatgttccatttgaggatttcttccagttttacaatctaaagtccctcgataaaacaacgatcacttgctactgtttgtaagtagtactgcttctgtcattaagtctctctatataggtcagctctttcattgcatgtatttatacttatcctcactatattatgcagattgaagatcgccgaattgaagaaaagacaaatcggtgatattgggttcatcaacacaaatctcatagatgcatatacggttgaaaaacatcccaaagaagccgaggccaacttgctacaatcgttggtattaaatcaaaacaaagatataatactctttccttacaacttcaagtgagtgttattgtcttctgcatattcggtttcccttattagtccaggttatggtaatgtaattgatgacttatgcatgcatgcgcagctttcactatattctcctagagattaagcttgagccgggagtagtaaccgtcttagactcgagacgaaaagatccccaggactatccgaacatgactcaaatgctccagaagtaagttaaatcgatcattatccaccatatcagcaactttgttcatttcctgatatcaagtaattgttttctttgtctggcagggtttggagaaaattcacctcaaaatccccgggactgccgaaccagctgcaatttagacacccgaaagtaagtactatagtagcatgttccgcgcatcttcTAGTGATTCAAGagctagtttgatcaataccatttagcatgcttgcttatcagtttgattgacctctatttcttgtaaagtggttgtggcagcaacccgggaataattactgtggatactacgtttgcgagtccatccgctaccatacctgtgagcggggctacactgaagaacaatatgaagtgcgtaagcaataatattcacaattttattttattaccatcatttgtgttgagtttcatttattcatatatatatgtattgaccccttcttcaaattagatttttcggaagcgggatcaactcctagcagaagatcgtatgcgaggaattcaagaggaattggcggcattcttccttgaccacgtgatcgctgaaaacggagaatactatgtggaccctgtgttcctacaatataattaggagattgtattgtaagagataattattgtatatatgtaggcggtagtgtcggatagatatacgagaacttgttgttcgatcaatatctcggagaaggagaggtggtcgatatcacttctctctgtctgcatatgttcatgacgatcttctgtttccttcatttgattactagctagcgtgtctactcctctccatacgtatatagtacgtagcgtcgaccaagcacggagataagagaggacacttctctctattaattagctagctaacacaatatatgaaacacttaaattaacccccccaaaacccctaaaccaccccctttttaaaaaaacaaaaacctcagctcctgctaagggctgacgcgtggatgcctattggtcccggttggtgg
Protein-coding regions in this window:
- the LOC123169540 gene encoding peroxidase 2, whose protein sequence is MAAAGAEKLYLLVACALLLLAVGCQAIPLQIGFYHDRCPQAEAIVKGVMMEAISQNPGNGAAMIRMLFHDCFVEGCDASVLLDPTLFSPTPEKLSAPNNPSLRGFELIDAIKDALEAACPGVVSCADIIAFSARDASCILSGGKVDFEVPSGRRDGTFSNASEPVKFLVPPTSNLSDLVDSFVVKGLDAEDLVILSGAHTIGRSHCSAFVPDRLNVSSDIDSGLAAFLRGQCPADATPGGNDPTVMQDVVTPNDLDRQYYNNVLSHTVLFTSDAALLTSEGTVRMVVDNAHIPGWWEDRFEKAMVKMAGIEVKTGDQGQIRKNCRAINYY